In Streptomyces camelliae, the sequence ACCCGCACCCGACGGCGAAACCGTCACCGTTGGTGCGGGTGGGAACGGAATCCTCGCCGAAGGCGGAGCCGAGGCGCTGGCCCTGCGCTATCCACCCCGGGTCACCGCGGACCTCGGCTTCAGTGCCCTCCTCCCCCTCCTCAGGGCCCGCACGGTCCAGGACATCGACCGCGCCCTGGACCACTGGGCCGAACCCGTCAACGTGGTCCAAGCGGCCGACACCGCCGGAGGCACCCTGCACCGCACAGCCGGCCGCGTCCCCCTGCGCGCCGAGGCCAACCTCCGCCACCCGGTCCCCGCCTGGGAACCCGGCCACGAGTGGCACGGCACGCACCGGACGCTGTACGCCGACCCCGAACCGCCCGACGGCATCGCGGTCATGGCCAACCAGCGCACCCTCGCCGCCCCCCTCGGCATCGAGTTCGCCCCACCCCACCGCGCCGACCGCATCCGCGCCCTCCTCGACACCCGCCGCACCTGGACCGCCGACGCCCTGCCCGCGATCCACACCGACACCCACCTCGGCTCCGCCGGCCCCCTGCTGGACCACCTCGCCGCCCTCGACGACCTCACCCCCGACGCCGCCCGCCTGCGCGACCGCCTCCTCGTGTGGGACCGCCGTATGGACGCCGGCAGCGCCGACGCGGCGGCCTACTCCGCGGTGCGCGGCGCGGTCGTACGCCACCTCGCGGCGCATCCGGTGTTCGCCCCGCTCGCCGAGCCCCCCGCCTACCCGGAGGTGCTGCTCCCCTGGCTGGCCCTCGTCCCGCGCATCGGCTACGCCCTCGAACACCTGCTGCGGGCCGAGAAGTTGTACGGCATCGACCGCCCCGCCGCCGTCCGCGCGGCCCTGGAGGAGGTGGCCGCCGCGCCCCCGTCCGGCACCTGGTCCGACACCCACCGCCTGGCCCCCTGGCGCGCGCTGCCGGGAGAGCCGTACGACGAACCCGGCCTGGCCGGCGACCACGACTGCGTGCTGTGCACCTCCGCCGTCCCCGGCCTGACCGACCGCGCGGCCCGCGGCCCCGCCGCCCGCTACGTCTGGGACCTGGCCGACCGCGAGAACAGCCGCTGGGTGGTCCCCTTCGGCGCGGACGGCGCCCCCGGCTCACCCCACCACCGCGACCAACTCCCCTTGTGGCTCAGGGGAGATCTGGCCCCGGTCGTCACCGACTGGACCCTGCTGACCCCGCTGGAACGTACCGAGGAAACCCCATGACCGACCTCTTCGAACAGCACACCGACCCCTTCGGCACCGTCCGCATCCGCCCCCTCGACCCGGCGTCCGACGCGGGCGTGATCCATAACTGGGTCAGCGAGGAACGCGCCGCCTTCTGGGGCATGACCGGCCTCACCCGGGACCAGGTCGCCGACATCTACGCCCACATGGCCGGCCTCGACACCCACCACGCCCACCTCGTCACCCTGGACGGCACCCCGGCCGCCCTGTTCCAGACGTACGAGCCGGCCGCCGACCGGGTCGGCGAGTGCTACGACGTGCTCCCGGGCGACCTCGGCGTCCACGTCCTGCTCGCCCCCGCCGGCCCGGCCGGCCCGCGCCCCGGCTGGTCCTCGGCGCTGCTGACCGCGATGGCGACGTACGCGCTGCGCATCCTCGACCGGCGCCGGCTCGTGGTCGACCCGGACGTCCGCAACACCAGGGCGATCGCCCGCTTCGAGCGCGAGGGCTTCGTCCGCGGCCCTGCGGTCGTCCTGCCCGAGGTGGACCTCCCCGATGTGTACCTGCCGGAGAAGCACGCCCAACTCGCCTTCCTGGACCGGTCCGTGGCCTTCCCCGGCGACTAGCCTTCTCTCCGTGCCGCCGACACCGGAAGACCCGACACCGGAAAAGCTGATCGCCCACTACGCCCTCGTACCCATCCCCCGCGAAGGCGGCCTGTACCGGCGGACCTGGACGGGGCCCGCGCGCCCGGACGGACGTCCCGCGGGGACCGCCATCGTCGCCCTGCTCACCGCCGACGACTACTGCGCCCTGCACCGCCTGCCCACCGACGAGATCTGGCACTTCTACCTCGGAGACCCGCTCCACCTGCTGCTCCTCGCCCCCGACGGCACCACCCGCACCGCCGTCCTCGGCCCCGCACCGCTGTCCGGCCAGCACGTCCAGCTGACCGTGCCCGCCCGCACCTGGATGGGCGCGCGGGTCGCTCCGGGCGGCGCGTGGACGCTCTTCGGCACCACGATGGCCCCCGGATTCACCGAAGCGGACTACGAACACGGCGACCCGGCCACCCTGACGGCGCGTTACCCGTCCGAAGCCGTCCGCATCACGGAACTGTCCCGCCCATGAACGCGAACCTTCTCGACGGACAGACCGCCCTGGTGACCGGCGCGGGCGGCGGCATCGGCCGCGCCATCGCCCTGCGCTTCGCGGAGCAGGGTGCGGCGGTGGCCCTGCACTGCCGTACGGCGGTGGACGCGGCCGGTGAAGTGGCGGCCCGGATCCGGGAGTCGGGCTGCGCGGCCGTCGTCCTGCGGGCGGACCTGACGGACGAGGACGCCTGTCACCGCCTGGTCCACGAGACGGCCGACTGGTCCGGCGGCCGCCTCACCGCCCTCGTCAACAACGCGGCCGTACAGCCGGTCCAGCCCCTGCCCGGGATGGCGGCGGCCGAGTGGCGTGAGGTCGTCGACACCGACCTCACCAGCGTCTTCGCCTGCACCCAGGCCGCGGCCGATCACATGCGGGCACACGGCGGCGGCACGATCACTCACATCGCCTCCATCGAGGCCGCCCGGCCGGCTCCCGGCCACGCCCACTACAGCGCGGCCAAGGCGGCGGTGGTGATGCACGCGCGCGCGGCGGCTCTGGAGTACGGCCCCGACGGCATCCGCGTCAACACGGTCTCGCCCGGTCTGATCGCCCGCGAGGGGCTGGCGGAGGCCTGGCCGGACGGCGTACGCCGCTGG encodes:
- a CDS encoding GNAT family N-acetyltransferase; protein product: MTDLFEQHTDPFGTVRIRPLDPASDAGVIHNWVSEERAAFWGMTGLTRDQVADIYAHMAGLDTHHAHLVTLDGTPAALFQTYEPAADRVGECYDVLPGDLGVHVLLAPAGPAGPRPGWSSALLTAMATYALRILDRRRLVVDPDVRNTRAIARFEREGFVRGPAVVLPEVDLPDVYLPEKHAQLAFLDRSVAFPGD
- a CDS encoding cupin domain-containing protein, whose protein sequence is MPPTPEDPTPEKLIAHYALVPIPREGGLYRRTWTGPARPDGRPAGTAIVALLTADDYCALHRLPTDEIWHFYLGDPLHLLLLAPDGTTRTAVLGPAPLSGQHVQLTVPARTWMGARVAPGGAWTLFGTTMAPGFTEADYEHGDPATLTARYPSEAVRITELSRP
- a CDS encoding SDR family NAD(P)-dependent oxidoreductase, producing MNANLLDGQTALVTGAGGGIGRAIALRFAEQGAAVALHCRTAVDAAGEVAARIRESGCAAVVLRADLTDEDACHRLVHETADWSGGRLTALVNNAAVQPVQPLPGMAAAEWREVVDTDLTSVFACTQAAADHMRAHGGGTITHIASIEAARPAPGHAHYSAAKAAVVMHARAAALEYGPDGIRVNTVSPGLIAREGLAEAWPDGVRRWLAAAPTGRLGRPEDVADACVFLASPLASWITGHDLVVDGGISARPTW